AATATCTGGAGATATGCTTGCATCAGCATTAATAGACTTAGGTGTGCCTCACTCCATTTTATTGGATAATTTAGCAAGGTTAAATATACAGAAAAACTTTAACTTAGAATTTAACGAGGGAGATACTGAAGGAATAAAGGGAATTGTCTGTATGAAAAACCAAATGCAATTTAAGGAATTATTTAGAAGTCTTAATGATGTCAAAAACTTACTTCTAGATTCAAGCTTGAATGAGTATGTGAAAAAAAAATCTATAAGGGTTTTTGAAATTCTTGCCGAAGCAGAGGCAATTGTTCATGGTAAAGAAATTTCAGATGTTCATTTTCATGAACTAGGCTCAATTGATTCCATACTCGATATTGTTAATGTATGCTCCGCAATTGATTTTTTAAATCCAGATAAGATTTATTTTTCAAATCCACCTGCAGGCAAAGGAATTGTGTCGACATTGCATGGCCCTCTTCCGGTCCCAGTACCTACAGTTTTAGAGATAGCAAGACAAAATAGAATCCCATTAGTGGCAATTGAAGACAAGTATTTTGGTGAAATAACAACCCCTACTGGTATCGCATTGATAGCAACTTTTGTAGATAAATTTGATCAACTAGATAATATGAAAATAAAGAAAATTGGTATTGGTCTAGGAACTAAAAATATTTCTAGACCTAATTTTTTACGAGCTCTACTAATAGAAACAAATGACGATCAGAAGGAAAATAATAATAATCCTGTTTGTGAGACTATAATTTCACAGGAAGCTTGGATCGACGATTCCACACCTGAAGATATTGCAATTCTAATCGAGCGATTAAGAGTTGCAGGTGCAATTGATGTGGTTTGTTATTCGGTTGATATGAAAAAAAATAGAAAAGGTATATGTATAAAAGCTCTTGTATCTTTACAAAATCAAACCTTATTGAGGGAAGTTTGGTTTAATTATAGTACAACAATTGGATTAAGAGAAAATAAGATAAATCGCTGGATACTTCCAAGACGAACAATTAGCCATAAAACAAAATTTGGGGAAGTTAATGTTAAACAAGCAATGAGACCAAATGGTACGGTTTCAATAAAAATGGAACATAAAGACTTGACTAAAATAAGTTTAAATACAGGAGTTCCAATAGAAGAGATCCGTCAGGAATTATACATTGAATTATCAGAATTATATGAATTAGATGATTGGTCTTTATGATGTTTAATTTTAATATCCTTCAAAATAAAAGAAAAAATTTTGTTTTTGAAATGATCTCTAAAATTAATATCAAGCTTTTGATAACATTGAGTTGTTTTTTATTTATTGGAACTTCAATTTACATAAATTTTGAGTCTTTATCTAATGAAGAGATTGCTACAGAAGAGATTTTATGGTTATTGCTTGGAATTATATTTAGTTATTTAAGTATAATTATAAATGCCTATGCATGGAAGTATTTAATCAATAATATTGGGTGTCATAGTAATAAGTTTAATATAGTAAAATTATTTTTATCTACAAATATATATAAATATTTCCCAGGAGGAATATGGCATTTTGTATCTAGATATAATACCTTGCGCCTAGAATTTTCAACTGAAAAATCAATTGAATCTATTTTATTAGAGCCATTATTAATGCTGGTTGCAGGATTGATTTTTATACCTTTTGGAAGCCTTAATATATTTGTTTTTATTCTTTGCTGGTCATCAACTTTAGTATTTCTACCAGTATTTAGAAATTTTATAATACAAAAGTTGAAGACCATGAAGGCATCTATATTTACTAATAATGATGAATTGAAAGAAAGAAATTTAGCTCAAAATAACCAAAATATTTCGAGAAGGATGTTTTATCCTTATAAGCCACTATTAGTAGAGATTATATTTGTTTTATTTCGCTTTATGGGCTTTTTATTTTGTATGAATGCATTTGCTATTGGGTCATTAATTTCTCAAGGTGAATTAATTTCTTCTTTTTCCTTAGCATGGATCATTGGTCTGATAGTGCCTGCAGCACCAGGAGGTTTAGGTGTCTTTGAATCTGTAATTCTATTTAGTCTTGGTTCGAATTTGCCAGAAGCACCCCTTTTGGCTTCATTGCTTTGCTATCGACTCGTTTCAACAATCTCTGATATATTTGGAGCTTTGACTTATCCAGTTAAAAAATTATTTAAAGTTTAAACATCTATGTTATTTATTTCTGTTGTTTAAGCTTGGTATTAAGGCTAAGGACGCTATTAATCCTAAACAAATTATTATCAATGAAGGTAAGATAGATTCTGCTACTCTCTCATCTCCTGCATATTGGAAAATTCGTACTGAAAGCGTATCAAAATCAAATGGTCTTAATATAAAAGTTAGTGGTAATTCCTTTATTGTGTCAACAAAAACAAGAAGTATACCTACTAACATAGGCCCTTTGAGAAGTGGTAAATGTATTTTGAAAAGTACCTCTGACCAGTTCTTCCCAAGGTTTATGGCTGCATTATCTATATTTGGTGAAATCCTTTCAAACCCAGCATCAAGTCCACCTTTTGATACAGCTAAAAATCGAATGCTATAACCCCATATTAGTAAGCTTAAGATGTTGATTTGCCAGATATCTCCTTTAAAGGAAAGAAGAGCAAGGGCTAACACAGATCCAGGAATTGCGTAGCCAATACTGGATAAGAAGGTAAATATATTGAGCAATTGATGATTATGCCATCTCTTAGAAATTGATAAAATCAATGATATAAATATCGTTATTAATGAAACAACTAAGGCTAAACTAAAGCTTCTAAGAGTTAATCCAATTAAATCTGTATTGAATCCTTGATTCATTTGATCAATATTTATTATTGCCCATGTAATTGGAATGCCCAATGTAAGAATTGGGGGAGTAAAGGTTATAACTTGAGCAAGGAATAGATTGATACCTTTTAATTCCCATTCTGGTGATTCTCCACTACTTATACCCTCTGTCCATCTTTTACTTCTTTCTCTTGATTTGCGTTCGATTGCAACTAATAGAAAAACTAAAATCAGAGCAAATATGGCAAGAGCAATGGCACCTGAAGGCTCACCTTCCTCCACCCAGCTCTCAAGTATTCCAGCTGAAATACTTGGAATATTTAAAAGTTGAACTGCGCCTAACTCATTTATGATTTCCATTGCCATTAAAGCTAATCCTGCAGTAATTGAGGGAATTGCAATTGGTAGGGATATTCTAAAAAAACTTTTCCAAGGACCTATTCCAAGAGTTCTGCATGCCTCAATTTGTTTTTTACCGCCTTTCTCAAAACTCTCTAAACATAGTAGAAATACATATGGATAGGTTGTAAATGCCATTATTACTACTCCCCAAAACATACCGTTAATTCTGAGGGAATTTATGCTGCCGAGGTCAATCAATGTGGCTGCTAAAAGATAAGCTGGAGTTGCGAAAGGAATTAGTTGGCAGACTCTAAGTATTTTTCTGCCTTTGAAATGGCAATTGGCTAAAATCCAACCATTTGCTATTCCTAAAAATCCTCCGAGAATTAGAGAAAAAATCAATAGTAAAAGTGTGCCTTTTATTTCATTAAGATTGGCTGTCGTAAAATAAATAGAACTTTTTTGAATACCGTATAAACCCTCTCTTAAGAGAGTAAATAACGGCCACAAAATAAAAAATGTTAAAAGAACTACTAAGAATTTTAATATGTTGCGACTATTATTTAATCCCATTAGACTATAGTAAAAATTAATATTTTTTCTTTTGTGAAAGGCTCTGAAGTGGATTTTATGTTATTCAATTTATTCTTATAAGTTGTTATTTTATGATTATTTATCAATACATGCATTTAATTGAGAGAGTATTTTCTCTTTATCTAATTCTTTTCCAATAAAGACAAGTTGATTATTTCTTTCTTCTCCCCATTCACTATCTTCAATAGAAATTCTTTTACCAGCAAGGTGAAAAACATGTCTTCTTTCACTTTCGCTGAACCATAGAATACCCTTTGCTCTGAAAACATTACTTTTTAATTGATTATCTAGAAAGTATTGGAACTTCCTAAGAGAGAAAGGTTCTTTAGTTTGAAAAGAAACAGAAAGAAAATCTTCAATTTTATTATCTTCTTCTGAGTGAACATGAACCGATTCTTTTTCATGTTCATGCTCATGTTCATGTTCATGCGAGTGATCATGAACCGATTCTTTTTCATTTATTAGATCAGTTTCGAATAGCCCTACGCTTAATAATAGATTAAGAGGAATATTCCCTTTAATACTTTTTAAAATTCTCACATCATTTTTTATTTCTTTTAACTTTGATATCGTTTCTTCTAGATTTTTATTAGATACTAAATCACATTTGTTAAGAAGTAAAATATCACCATATATTACTTGAGATCTACCTATTGAACTTTCTATGGCAACATCATTAAAGTTTTCAGCATCAATTAAAGTTATAATAGAGTCTAATCTTGTTTGATCTCTTAACTCGCTTCCAAGTAATGTCATTGCGACTGGAAGAGGGTCAGCTAATCCTGTGGTTTCAATAATAATATAGTCTAACTTCTTGTTGATATTAATTAACTTTTCTATTGCTTCTACTAATTCACCATTTATAGAACAACAAATACATCCATTACTTAGCTCTACCATCTCTTCTTCAGTCTTAATTATTAATTCATTATCAATGCCTATTTCACCAAATTCGTTAACTAATACAGCTGTCTTTATACCTTTCTGATTAGTAAGGATATGATTTAATAAAGTTGTTTTTCCTGATCCTAAAAATCCTGATATGATTGTAATAGGAATATTATTTTCGGGAACTATATTTTCTTGGAAATCAGATTTATTTGTGTTCATTTTAATGGAAGTAAATAATGATACATTAGGTATTGATTAATTTATCAATAGACTCAGCAAGCTTGATGTCATTAGTAGTAATTCCACCTTTATCATGAGTGGTTAGATTGATTTTAACTCTATTATATGTATTCTGCCAATCAGGATGATGATCCATCTTTTCAGATAAAAGAGCGACTTTAGTCATAAAGCCAAAAGCTTCAATAAAATTATAAAATTTAAATTCTTTTTTGATTGTTTTATTATCAATTATCCAAGAAGGATTCTTTTCTATGAAATGATCTAGTTGATGTTGCTCTATTAAGGAGGTCATGAGTTTCTTGTATTTAATTTTAATTTAAACCAAAATCACCAATTGCATGCAATTGTAATGACCTTGATTTATTTGATGTTCTATGTTCCCATATATAAATTCCTTGCCATAAACCTATTTTTAAATCACCATCAACAACACTGAAGCTCAAATTATTTGAAGTAAGCATTGTTCTGATATGAGCAGGCATATCGTCTAATCCTTCTTGTGAATGAAGATATTCTATTTTTCTACTACTTCTGTCAATAGGATAAAATCCCTCTTCTGGGACAATAGCTTTCATGTATGCTGATAGGTCATTTAGAACATTAATATCCGCATTTTCATTTATAATTAAACTACAGCTTGTATGCTTTAGAAAAATAAGAAGTATTCCTTTTTGAAACTTTTTATATTGTATCCAATCATTAATGTCTTTTGTAATATCAGTAAAACCTTGTCCCTTCGTCTCAAAATCTAAAGTTGATAAAATCTGTTCCATTGCTAATAAACTGTTTGACCTGACTATAATAAATACTAAAAGGTTTGTTCTTTTTCTATTAAGTTAAAGTATTGTGAATTTGGTCGTATCAAAAAGATATAATCTTTTTGATTTTTAAATATTGAATAATTTAATAAGAGCTTGTGATTTAAATTATTTTAAATTGATCAAATATGGATCTATTTACATCAATTTGATATTAGAATTAAACAAATATCAAATTGAATACGTTGTCAAAGTCTGCTTGGCAGCTTTTGGGTGATTACCTAAAAGATACGCAGTTGTTGGGATCTATACAAAGTACTCTCTACTGGGATCAAAATACATCTATGCCTATTGCTGGTTCCACTTGGAGAGGTGAGCAATTAAGTCTTTTAGCTAAGCAACTTCATGCAAGACAAAGTTCTGCAAAGTTCGAAATTTTAATAAAAGAAGCAAAATTTGAACTTCAAAATTTAAAAGAAAAAGACGATTCTGAATCAGATTTTTTGAAAGATAGGTTTAAAAATATTGAGTTGCTTGAGCAAGATTTCAATAGACAAAAAAGATTGGATCCTAAATTGGTTGTTGAGCTTGCAACAGCAAAGTCTGAAGGTTATATGTGTTGGCAGGAAGCTAGGAAAAATAATGACTTCAAAAGCTTTTCTCCAGCTCTCAAGAAATTAATTTCACTACGAACAGAACAATCCAATCAGCTCAGTGAAGAAAGAAGTTGCTGGGAGACACTTGCCCAGCCTTTTGAACCGAACTTAACGATTAATCGTGTAAGCGAACTATTTGAACCTTTAAAAAAAGATTGCCAGAATTGATTCAGAAGGCTGCGACAATAACTAATAAAAAGAGTGAAAAATGGGATTTAGCAAATAGCGATCAGGAAAAGCTCTGTCAAATACTTTTAAATGATTGGTCTAGGGATCCTTCTAATACAGCTATAGCTAAGTCCCCTCATCCATTCTCAATAACTTTAGGTCCGGATGATTATCGAATTACGACTCGAATAGTTAAAGGTCAGCCACTTTCTTGCTTATTAGCTACTGCACATGAGTGGGGACATTCTTTGTATGAACAAGGCTTGCCTTCTGAAAGTCACCAATGGTTTGCATGGCCATTAGGTCAAGCAACTTCTATGGCTGTTCATGAGAGTCAATCTCTATTTTGGGAAAATAGAATTGCTAGGAGCTTTTCATTTGCACAGTCTTTTTGGCATCATTTTGAGAATGCAGGTGCTCCAATTCACTCTGGAAAAGATTTATGGATCAATCTAAATCCATTTACCCCCGGGTTGAATCGAGTAGAGGCCGATGAACTTAGTTATGGCTTGCACATAATGATTAGGACTGACTTGGAAATTGATCTTCTAGAGAGAGGGCTTTCTGTAGAAGATCTGCCTAATGAATGGAATAAAAGGTATTTGAACCTTCTAGGTGTTTCGCCTGAAAATGATACTGAAGGATGTTTGCAAGATGTTCACTGGAGTGAGGGGATGTTTGGTTATTTCCCTTCTTATTTGCTTGGTCATCTAATTAGCGCTCAGTTAACAAAAACTCTTGAAGAAGATTTAGGAAAAATTGAAAATATTATTGAATCTAATGAAATCAGTAAAATATTGGGTTGGCTTCGCAAAAATGTTCATCATCATGGGAGAAGTATGGATTCTGAGGAACTTGTAAAGAAGGTCTCTAGAGCAACTTTATCATCAAACTATTTTCTTGAATACTTAGACAATAAACTTGAAAAGCTTTCTAGAATCTCTAATTAAAATATACATTTATTAGGATAAAAATTAATCAAAGCATATTGTTTGTTGAAATTTTTCTAAATTATTTGCTAGAACTTCATTTGCATTTACGGCGTTGATTTACCATATAAGAACATAAAAAAATACTATGGCGAACCTTGACCAAGCACCTAGCAGAACAATGCCTAATCTGCTTCATGTCTTACCTGCGTTTGCTAATGAATCTGAACATAGAGTCAACACAATCGTTGAGTTGAATTCAAACACAATAAATAAATACGAGCTTATTACTGAAACAGGGCATCTAAAGCTTGATCGAGTTGGATATTCGTCCCTCTCCTACCCTTTCGCTTATGGATGTCTTCCACGTACATGGGATGAAGACGGCGATCCATTAGATATCGAAATTGTGAATGTTACAGAGCCCTTAGTACCCGGTTCAATTGTTGAAGCTAGGATTATAGGAATAATGACCTTTGATGATGGAGGTGAAGTTGACGATAAAGTTATTGGCGTAATAGCTGATGATAAGAGGATGGATCACATAAAAAGCTTTGAACAATTAGGCAAGCATTGGATTAAGGAAACAACTTATTATTGGGAGCATTATAAAGATCTTAAAAAACCAGGAACTTGTACTGTAAATGGCTTCTTTGGTGTTGAAAAAGCAGTTGAGATTATCAAATCCTGCGAGAAGCGTTACTTATCTGAAATAGATCCTAATTTAATTAATTAAACTGTTTGAATGATTTAGGCCCTTGCAGACTTGAAAATCTCTTTTAATATTTCTCCTGCACCACGGCCTTTTAATTCATTGGCTAAGTCTATTCCTATTTCCTCTGCAGAGCTTACAGATCCTTTTTTTATATCTCTAATTAATCTTTTACCATCTAAACTTGCGACCATACCTTCAAGAATTAATTCATTGTTGTTAATTTCTGTTCTGACGCCTATTGGAACTTGACATCCTCCTTCAAGCTCTCTGAGGAAAGACCTCTCTGCTAAACATCTTTTAGATGTTGATTCGTGTTCAAGTGTTTTTAAAATATCTAATACCTCTTGTTGTCCACTTACACATTCAATACCAAGAGCTCCCTGTCCCACAGCATGGAGTGAAATATCTGTTGGAATTAACTGATGTATTCGATTAGCAAAACCAAGTCTTTGCAATCCAGCAGCTGCCAAGATAAGACAGTCATATTCTCCTGAGTCAAGCTTCTCTAATCGTGTAATAACATTTCCTCGTACATCTTTGAAAACAAGATGTGGATAATGGTATCGCAATTGAGCAAGCCTTCTTAAGGAACTAGTCCCCACTACAGAACCATCTGGCAGAGTCTCTAGTTTGTGAATTTTATTTTTCTCATTAACGACTAACGCGTCTGAAGGATCCTCCCTTTCTGTTATGCAGCCAAGAATTAATCCCTCTGGAAGATTGGTAGGTAAATCTTTCAAGGAGTGGACCGCAATTTCGGCATGACCAACAAGCATTTGAGCTTCAAGTTCTTTAGTGAAAAGACCTTTATCTCCTATTTTTGCTAATGCCACATCAAGTATTTTGTCACCCTGCGTAGCCATTGCTTCGATAGTGATAGCAAGATCAGGATGGGCTTTTTGTAGTTCATCTCGTACCCAGTTCGTCTGAACCATGGCCAGCTGGCTTCGGCGAGAGGCGATGCGCAGTTGGTCTAGTGTCATTAGCAAATCTTTTCTATTTCTTTACCTTAAGCAGTCAACCATACCTAATTAAAATCCTGGAAAATAATTTAATAAGGTTGATGTGAAATGAAATCTATGATCTAACTAAATATTTGTCTTTGTTACTAGGGAAAGTAAAAATTATTGTTTAATTTTTTTTAATTTAGCTTGATATATTCCTTAAGTACTCCATTCCTATTGGGATGGCGGAGTTTTCTGAGGGCTTTAGCCTCTATTTGTCTAATTCTTTCTCTTGTTACATCAAAAATCTGTCCAATTTCTTCAAGGGTTTTCATCCTTCCATCATCTAAGCCATAACGAAGTCTTAGAACATCCCTTTCTCTGGGACTTAATGTAGCGAGAACCCCTTCCAAATCCTCTCTTAATAACGTTTTTGCTACATCTTGTTCAGGATTTTCTATATCTGCTTCAATAAAGTCACCAAGTCTAGAATCTTCTTCTTTACCAATTGGGGTCTCAAGAGAAATGGGGAGCTGAGCGCTTTTAGCAATAAATCTCAGTTTCTCAATCGTCATTTCCATGCTTTCAGCTATTTCTTCCTCAGTTGGTTTTCTTCCAAACTCTTGACTTAAAACTTTAGTGGTTTTCTTGATCCGTGAAATTGTTTCGTATAAATGCACAGGCAAGCGAATTGTTCTGCTTTGATCTGCAATTGCTCTAGTTATAGCCTGCCTGATCCACCAGGTAGCGTAAGTTGAGAATTTATATCCTTTCTCATGATCAAATTTTTCAGCTGCACGAATGAGACCAAGACTTCCTTCTTGAATAAGATCCTGAAAAGACAACCCTCTATTCATGTATTTCTTAGCAATTGAAACTACTAATCGTAGATTCGATTGCACCATTTTTTCTTTTGCTCGTCTACCAAGCATTAACCTCCTTCGGAAGCGAGTTAATGGCATTTCTGCAAGAACTGCCCATTCTTTGACTGATGGAAAATGTCCATTCTCGCTTTCAAATTGCGCAGCTTCTTCCTCTAATTGAAGAAGATCGGCTATCTTTCTGGCTAATTCAATCTCTTCGTCTGGCCTGAGAAGTCTTATACGGCCAATCTCTTGTAAATAAACCCTAATCGAGTCTTCTGTATAAACACCCTTTGGTCCTATTTTTATACTTGCTAAAGCTTTGGCTGCTGCTTCTTGCGCACTTGAAAGTACAGAGGCATTATCTTCATCTTCATCTAGATCGATATCTGCTTCAGGCACTTTATTTGCTTCAGCAATTAATTTATCAGCCTCTAAATCTAAATCAATTTTTAGATCATTTGAAGATTCTTGAGGAAGAGTTTGGGTTTCTTTAGTCACGTTTACTTTGGCGGCTGTTTTTTTAATTTTTTTTGAATTGTTTATTGTTTCCTGATTAATAGAAATATTTTTAGATGACTGGTTTCCCTTTAACATGATTTCCCCGATGGTTTGTGGTCTGTTGCAGAGCTCAGGTTATTACCCGAAAAATAGTCAGAATCTCCTAGAGATAATATTTCAGGAAAAACTATTTAATTTGTAAAATTTCAACAAAAACACTCTAATTTGAGACTGTCCTTAATCGGGATAAATCTTGCGAAAAATCACATGACATCAATATGGACTTGAAATTATGATGGATGTTTTGTTGAAGAATCGAAATGTGTAAGCAAGGATGTCAGGGGATTTCTCAGACCGGCTTATCTCAGAATGGGATTTTTCCTATTCTTGATAAAGCTTCTAGTCTTCCCTCTGGGTGGAATTTTGCAAGTTCCACAACAGCTTTAAAGCTGTTAACAATCCAATGGTAGAAAAAATTTCTGAAGTCGGCAAGTATTAAAAATGATATGAACCCTTTTATATTTGATATTTGGTTACATGTGGGTCGTGAAGGACGATGTTTCTCTTATCAAGATGGAAATAATTTGGATATTGATTTAGGCGATGTTGTGACTGTTCGTTTGAAAGGAAAACTCATGCAGGGGTTAGTCGTTAAAAAAATGAAAAATAATATTACTAGTTCAAAGGAAAATTTAAAAAATATTTCATTGAATAATGTAGAAAAATTGGTTCAAAAATCAGCTATCAAAAAAGAATGGAGAGAGTGGCTGGAAGAAATCGCTCGTGAATTATATGTAAGTGATTTTCAGATGCTTAAGACTGCATTACCTCCTGGCTGGTTAGGAAGGTCAAAGATATCGAATAGACCAAAAAAACTTTGGTGGGTGAAATTGTCTAGTAATAATTGTGAGGGAAAGATATCTTCACGTGGGGTTGAGTTAAAGAAAAATCTTCTTTTAAATGGAGGCGGGAAATGGCAAAAAGATTTAGAGGCTGAAGGATTTTCTTCATTATTAATAAGAAACTTTGTCTCAGCTGGTTACGGAGAAAGGGAAAAACGTTTTTTATTTTTTAAATCTTTTGATGATGAAGAATCTGTTGATAAAAAAAAGTCAAAGATTGAGGATCCTCAACCTTTGACGTTAGAACAAAAATTAGCCAAAGACAAATATAAGTCTCTTTCAAATGGGTCAGCTCTTTTGCTTTGGGGTATTACTGGATCTGGTAAAACGGAGGTATATCTACAAATAGCAGAACTTGAGTTATCTGCAAGTAGGCATTGTCTTATACTTACACCTGAAATTGGATTAGTACCACAATTGGTTGACCGCTTTCGAAAAAGATTTGGATTAAATGTTTTTGAATATCATAGTAATTGTTCTATTAAAGAGAGAATTGACACATGGAAGAGATCTTTAGACATCACAACACCTAGTGTCTTTATTGGTACTCGATCAGCTATTTTTCTACCATTATCCAATTTAGGATTAATAGTTCTTGATGAAGAACATGATAGCTCTTATAAACAAGAATCCCCAATGCCTTGCTATCATGCAAGAGATTTGGCTATTCATAGAGCAAAGAAAATAGGAGCCAAAGTAATACTAGGAACAGCAACTCCTTCTTTAAATGTTTGGAAAAATATACAACCCAATGGCAATATAGTTGTAGCTAAATTAAATCAAAGGATTTTAAATCGTAAATTGCCAACGGTTAGTATAGTAGATATGCGTGAAGAATTAGCTATTGGAAATAGAAGCTTAATTAGTAGATATCTAAAAAAACAACTTTTGGAGATAAAAGAGACCGGAAACCAAGCTATCATATTAGTCCCTAGGCGGGGATATAGTAGTTTCCTAAGTTGCCGTAGTTGTGGAGAGGTCGTTCAATGTCCAAATTGTGATGTTGCACTAACAGTGCATCGTTCTAAGGAAGGCAATCAATGGTTGCGTTGTCATTGGTGTGACTTTCGTTCGAAAACTAGTGAGAAATGTGGAGAATGTGGTTCAAATGCTTTTAAACCATTTGGAACTGGAACACAAAGAGTTATGGATCATTTAGAGCGAGAACTAGATGGCATAAGTTTATTAAGGTTTGATAGGGATACAACTAGAGGCCGTGATGGCCATAGAGTATTGCTAGAAAGATTCGCTAATGGTGACGCCGATATTTTAGTAGGGACTCAGATGCTCTCTAAGGGTATGGATTTACCAAAAGTAACTCTTGCTGTCGTGCTGGCAGCAGATGGTTTATTGCATCGTCCTGATTTGATGGCTACTGAAGAAACTCTTCAACTTTTTATGCAATTGGCTGGTCGTGCAGGACGTGGCGAGCAGCATGGGAAGGTTGTAGTACAAACTTATTGTCCTGAACATCCTGTTGTTCTCCACTTGATTGATGGGAGGTACGAA
This is a stretch of genomic DNA from Prochlorococcus marinus str. MIT 0912. It encodes these proteins:
- a CDS encoding secondary thiamine-phosphate synthase enzyme YjbQ translates to MEQILSTLDFETKGQGFTDITKDINDWIQYKKFQKGILLIFLKHTSCSLIINENADINVLNDLSAYMKAIVPEEGFYPIDRSSRKIEYLHSQEGLDDMPAHIRTMLTSNNLSFSVVDGDLKIGLWQGIYIWEHRTSNKSRSLQLHAIGDFGLN
- a CDS encoding CobW family GTP-binding protein; its protein translation is MNTNKSDFQENIVPENNIPITIISGFLGSGKTTLLNHILTNQKGIKTAVLVNEFGEIGIDNELIIKTEEEMVELSNGCICCSINGELVEAIEKLININKKLDYIIIETTGLADPLPVAMTLLGSELRDQTRLDSIITLIDAENFNDVAIESSIGRSQVIYGDILLLNKCDLVSNKNLEETISKLKEIKNDVRILKSIKGNIPLNLLLSVGLFETDLINEKESVHDHSHEHEHEHEHEKESVHVHSEEDNKIEDFLSVSFQTKEPFSLRKFQYFLDNQLKSNVFRAKGILWFSESERRHVFHLAGKRISIEDSEWGEERNNQLVFIGKELDKEKILSQLNACIDK
- a CDS encoding inorganic diphosphatase, coding for MANLDQAPSRTMPNLLHVLPAFANESEHRVNTIVELNSNTINKYELITETGHLKLDRVGYSSLSYPFAYGCLPRTWDEDGDPLDIEIVNVTEPLVPGSIVEARIIGIMTFDDGGEVDDKVIGVIADDKRMDHIKSFEQLGKHWIKETTYYWEHYKDLKKPGTCTVNGFFGVEKAVEIIKSCEKRYLSEIDPNLIN
- the larC gene encoding nickel pincer cofactor biosynthesis protein LarC, translated to MKSIFIDCSLGISGDMLASALIDLGVPHSILLDNLARLNIQKNFNLEFNEGDTEGIKGIVCMKNQMQFKELFRSLNDVKNLLLDSSLNEYVKKKSIRVFEILAEAEAIVHGKEISDVHFHELGSIDSILDIVNVCSAIDFLNPDKIYFSNPPAGKGIVSTLHGPLPVPVPTVLEIARQNRIPLVAIEDKYFGEITTPTGIALIATFVDKFDQLDNMKIKKIGIGLGTKNISRPNFLRALLIETNDDQKENNNNPVCETIISQEAWIDDSTPEDIAILIERLRVAGAIDVVCYSVDMKKNRKGICIKALVSLQNQTLLREVWFNYSTTIGLRENKINRWILPRRTISHKTKFGEVNVKQAMRPNGTVSIKMEHKDLTKISLNTGVPIEEIRQELYIELSELYELDDWSL
- a CDS encoding ABC transporter permease, producing the protein MGLNNSRNILKFLVVLLTFFILWPLFTLLREGLYGIQKSSIYFTTANLNEIKGTLLLLIFSLILGGFLGIANGWILANCHFKGRKILRVCQLIPFATPAYLLAATLIDLGSINSLRINGMFWGVVIMAFTTYPYVFLLCLESFEKGGKKQIEACRTLGIGPWKSFFRISLPIAIPSITAGLALMAMEIINELGAVQLLNIPSISAGILESWVEEGEPSGAIALAIFALILVFLLVAIERKSRERSKRWTEGISSGESPEWELKGINLFLAQVITFTPPILTLGIPITWAIINIDQMNQGFNTDLIGLTLRSFSLALVVSLITIFISLILSISKRWHNHQLLNIFTFLSSIGYAIPGSVLALALLSFKGDIWQINILSLLIWGYSIRFLAVSKGGLDAGFERISPNIDNAAINLGKNWSEVLFKIHLPLLKGPMLVGILLVFVDTIKELPLTFILRPFDFDTLSVRIFQYAGDERVAESILPSLIIICLGLIASLALIPSLNNRNK
- the hemC gene encoding hydroxymethylbilane synthase codes for the protein MTLDQLRIASRRSQLAMVQTNWVRDELQKAHPDLAITIEAMATQGDKILDVALAKIGDKGLFTKELEAQMLVGHAEIAVHSLKDLPTNLPEGLILGCITEREDPSDALVVNEKNKIHKLETLPDGSVVGTSSLRRLAQLRYHYPHLVFKDVRGNVITRLEKLDSGEYDCLILAAAGLQRLGFANRIHQLIPTDISLHAVGQGALGIECVSGQQEVLDILKTLEHESTSKRCLAERSFLRELEGGCQVPIGVRTEINNNELILEGMVASLDGKRLIRDIKKGSVSSAEEIGIDLANELKGRGAGEILKEIFKSARA
- a CDS encoding 4a-hydroxytetrahydrobiopterin dehydratase; protein product: MTSLIEQHQLDHFIEKNPSWIIDNKTIKKEFKFYNFIEAFGFMTKVALLSEKMDHHPDWQNTYNRVKINLTTHDKGGITTNDIKLAESIDKLINT
- a CDS encoding lysylphosphatidylglycerol synthase transmembrane domain-containing protein gives rise to the protein MISKINIKLLITLSCFLFIGTSIYINFESLSNEEIATEEILWLLLGIIFSYLSIIINAYAWKYLINNIGCHSNKFNIVKLFLSTNIYKYFPGGIWHFVSRYNTLRLEFSTEKSIESILLEPLLMLVAGLIFIPFGSLNIFVFILCWSSTLVFLPVFRNFIIQKLKTMKASIFTNNDELKERNLAQNNQNISRRMFYPYKPLLVEIIFVLFRFMGFLFCMNAFAIGSLISQGELISSFSLAWIIGLIVPAAPGGLGVFESVILFSLGSNLPEAPLLASLLCYRLVSTISDIFGALTYPVKKLFKV